ACTTCGTCGGGGGTGTAGGGCTGGTGTCCGTCGAAGCCGTTGAGGGCGATGACGAAGGGGAGCCCGCTGTTCTCGAAGTAGTCGACGGCGGGGAAGCAGTCGGCGAGGCGGCGGGTATCGACGAGGACGACGGCGCCGATGGCGCCGCGGACCAGGTCGTCCCACATGAACCAGAAGCGGTCCTGGCCGGGCGTACCGAAGAGGTACAGGATCAGGTCCTGGTCGAGCGTGATGCGGCCGAAGTCCATGGCCACCGTCGTGGTGGTCTTGTCCCCGGTGTGGGTCAGATCGTCGATGC
The nucleotide sequence above comes from Streptomyces sp. NBC_01116. Encoded proteins:
- a CDS encoding ATP/GTP-binding protein; amino-acid sequence: MDFASSSGGAARSTTSAKIVVAGGFGVGKTTFVGAVSEINPLRTEAVMTSASAGIDDLTHTGDKTTTTVAMDFGRITLDQDLILYLFGTPGQDRFWFMWDDLVRGAIGAVVLVDTRRLADCFPAVDYFENSGLPFVIALNGFDGHQPYTPDEVREALQIGPDTPILTTDARHRADAKSALITLVEHALMARLR